The following is a genomic window from Fundulus heteroclitus isolate FHET01 chromosome 16, MU-UCD_Fhet_4.1, whole genome shotgun sequence.
NNNNNNNNNNNNNNNNNNNNNNNNNNNNNNNNNNNNNNNNNNNNNNNNNNNNNNNNNNNNNNNNNNNNNNNNNNNNNNNNNNNNNNNNNNNNNNNNNNNNNNNNNNNNNNNNNNNNNNNNNNNNNNNNNNNNNNNNNNNNNNNNNNNNNNNNNNNNNNNNNNNNNNNNNNNNNNNNNNNNNNNNNNNNNNNNNNNNNNNNNNNNNNNNNNNNNNNNNNNNNNNNNNNNNNNNNNNNNNNNNNNNNNNNNNNNNNNNNNNNNNNNNNNNNNNNNNNNNNNNNNNNNNNNNNNNNNNNNNNNNNNNNNNNNNNNNNNNNNNNNNNNNNNNNNNNNNNNNNNNNNNNNNNNNNNNNNNNNNNNNNNNNNNNNNNNNNAATCGCGGCGATGAGGACGGGCCGGCTGTACGATTCCACGCCGTTCCTCTTTCCTGAAATGTTTCCCCGGGCCTGCCTGCTTTTGTATTAGCGCAGCTGACATGAGGCCTGGAGTGTTGTTGGTCTTGTGATCGGCGCGGCGCTTTGTTTCCCCTCCACTCTGTGCTGTGTGTGAAAATGCGTGATAAGCAGACAGTCGATAAACCTGCTGAATTCCTGAGATAACGTCAGAATTAGAACACCATGTTCACTCTGCTGTGAGAGACGAGTCCATCACTACCTGTTTCTTTCCTTTCTCTGAGCGCTCGTGCCTAAAAGGCCTTTAAATAAAGCCTTTGCATAATTTGCCTCTGAAGCGTCACATTAAAGGGGAAGTGCTTTAGTTTTAGTTTCCACATCCGTGTGACCTGAGCGACCTCGTTTAAGGCTGACGGCGAGATCTGTTTGTTTCCCTGCCAGTTTCTCagttccacaaaaaaaaaactacctaaAGGATGCGAGTACCTGTGGAAATGTCTGCAAGTCTGATGTGCAAACAGAATCTGACAACATTTGGTTTGTGGGAGGTGTTAGCTGTCCAGTCTGGTTCACAATCCTCGGCTGAATGTCAATCTTTGCTGAAGCTCAGAGTACATGTTTGTCTTGATAATGTCTCGTCCATAAAACATCTTATCTCTCCgttttctctctcctctgccAGTCAAAGGCTCCCGGCCGGGGAAGAACGTTCAGCTAACGGAGAACGAGATCCGTGGCCTTTGCCTCAAGTCCAGGGAGATCTTCCTGAGCCAGCCCATCTTGCTAGAATTAGAGGCTCCTTTAAAAATATGTGGTGAGTGGCTTCACTCCCCATTAGAGCATTTACAAACGCTGCACAGCGATGATAGACCTGTGATGATGGTGTGGCTGATCTCTGAGGCGCTCCTCTAACCGTGCgcctctgctgccccctgcaggCGACGTCCACGGTCAGTACTACGATCTGCTGCGGCTGTTTGAGTACGGAGGCTTCCCTCCAGAGAGCAACTACCTGTTCCTGGGCGACTACGTGGACAGAGGGAAGCAGTCGCTGGAGACCATCTGTCTGCTCCTGGCCTACAAGATCAAATACCCCGAGAACTTTTTCCTGCTGCGCGGCAACCACGAGTGCGCCTCCATTAATCGAATCTACGGCTTTTATGACGAGTGTGAGTACGCGGCGCCGCCCGTGTAATAAACGGCGTTAAAATGTGAAGGGTGTGCAGAAGTGATGCTTTGCTTCCTCCTGCTGCAGGTAAGCGGCGGTATAACATCAAGCTGTGGAAGACCTTCACAGACTGCTTCAACTGTTTACCCGTGGCTGCTATTGTAGACGAGAAAATATTCTGCTGTCATGGAGGTACGCCTGCTTTCCTGcatttttctgctgctttttctttttttctctgaagaGTGGATGAGGCGTTGAAAGCTGTGCGTCCTCTGCAGGTCTCTCTCCTGATCTGCAGTCCATGGAGCAGATCCGCAGAGTGATGCGGCCCACAGACGTACCGGACCAGGGTCTGCTGTGCGACCTGCTGTGGGCCGACCCGGACAAAGACGTGCTGGGCTGGGGGGAGAACGACCGCGGCGTCTCCTTCACCTTCGGGGCAGACGTGGTGGCCAAGTTTTTGCACAAACACGACATGGACCTAATATGCAGGGCACACCAGGTACATTCTGGGTTGATTCCCTGTTTCTGTCgttttgtaaaacatttctcAGCGTTCCTGGAAAAAATGAGGGATCTGGGTGTTTTTCATGTCGGTAAAAagcttatttacacattttacttCCTATCCGTCTCACATCTTTGTGATTGCAGTTTCTGGAAACTGTAAAGAGATACCGGAACATGAGAAACATGAttttcctttaaatgttttatatgagCAGCAGGGACAACATCACCTCGCATttgttaaagagaaaacaagagtTTTACAGCTAAAGAGTTTACATTTCAGGCTTAACGACCTTTAGTTACGATTAATAACGATTAGTGTGTCTAACTTTAAGGAAGCGGCGGACTTTGTGCCTATTCCCTAAAGAATGCAGGTCCTTAAATTAACTTTGACTTTTCCAGAAGACTCCATATCAAAGATGTTCCTTTACTAAGAAGAAATagcaaaaagttaaacattcttgaaatcagtgtatttttccttgattagagcaggtaaataagccaatggaataagatttttttgttcaattaaaaataggaacaattcaagtgcaggatatctaattatcttattttaggggtagaaatactcattccattagcagataatATTATgtagctcaaatcaagggaaaatacactaatttatttacttttagtccctttttgcagcgtaaAGCAGCAGTTCTGCTGGACTCCgctcagccttcctgttatctgctgacaatcctgctctctctctctctctctcagctgaAATAATCTGCAGATACATCTgaacaaatatttgaaaatacAATTTCCTTTAAGGTCTCTAACCTCTCTGGGCTTCTGCCTATAGTTTCATAAAGTTTACAGATGGTGAATGTGAGGAGGTCTGACTGTCGATCACTCAGTCACGTGTGGTGCGTTCGCTGCCCAGAAGATCAGGACAGAGTTTTTAACTCCATCATTTAGCGccttaaaagcttaaaatcatcacatttagtgttttttataGCCTGGTTGTTGGGATATTTTCCAGAAAGGCCATTGAGTTTAGTGTCAATACTTtaataaccaaaataaaacgTCTGGATGTAAACTAAAGGGAGCCTGATCAGGAAGGTGTTCCTGAGGCGTTGCTCCGTCATGGTCTGGTGGCTTAATGCAGTGAGACGAGTTGGTGCAATCACGCTGTGGGTGTACATGCAACAACACTGATATTTTCTTCATGTTTCTACTTGAAGAGCCAATGAGATTAAAAGGTTCTGACTAGTTTACTCCTTAAAAAGCTGTAGATATTTACATTAATGtctgctgctttgtttgctttgcCAGTTATTTATCATGCAACAACTGGACAGAAAACATCTTAAAGGAGACAGTCTTCCTAACTACCTACAGACGTTTTATTCCCTCTTTTAACTCCAGTTTTCTCTTCTAAGGTGGTTGAAGACGGTTACGAGTTTTTTGCAAAGAGGCAACTCGTCACTCTTTTCTCGGCTCCCAACTACTGTGGAGAGTTCGACAACGCCGGCGCCATGATGAGCGTGGACGAGACGCTCATGTGCTCCTTCCAGGTGTGTAAGACCCTAAAGCTTCCTGTTCTCTGCTCAGGCTGCTGGATtctatttagattattttaaaatgttagtttCATTCAGAACTGCTCATCAAACCTGCCTTACAAGAAGACAAAGTCGAGGTTTTCTACactagaaaaatgtgaaaattttaggcgttttcatttatttaggaAGCTCTTTAAAACAACCAACCAGACAAGACCGTGCTTTACAGTAAAATTAATCATTAAGCAGAGAAAACGGCTAAAATGCTACAGTGCTGCTGTGTATTTAAAGCTTTCCTGAATAAAAGGAACATTCAAGAAGAAGCGTGTCGATGATCTCAGGATCAACCCAGAAACTCCATCAGTCAGAAACGTAGGGTGGCTACCGTTTATCCAGTGATTTAAATACCTGGGATCTTTTTACCCAGGTGAAAGGAACCCTGGGTAATTTGTGCTTTGGGTGTCCACTGTTCTAAAAGGCTGTGGGGAATGTTTAAATCAGCCTGGTGATGtagagggaaagaaaactgaCTGCAGTACATCTCCAGTCCACCTGGTGGCAGTAATAGGAAAATCATCTCCTTACCTCAGCTTCACTGCTTTCACCCAGCAACCTCATAAAGCGTGTAGACGCCCGGACCTCTGCtccttttagtttatttaatccTGGAGGAGCCCCAGCAGTCGTAGCGTCGCCTCAGGCGTGTTGAAGATGAGACGATTATTCCCAGATTCAGCTTCCTGCTCTCCAGCCGACCGTTACTGATAAAGAAAACCATCCCATCATGAAGCCTAACTTATATGTAACCAATCAAATCCTGGAGGTGATGTGCTCACGTTGGTTAAGTCGTTCAGCTGCTTTTTAGAACGACTTGACTGAGACTGCGACACACAGAGCGTTGCAGTAATGTGACTTTAGGCTGATAAAAGCGTTTCTAGCTGCTTGTCCACAGTGTGGCCCTCTGAAGGACGTTGGGCCCTCAGTCAATTAGAGAAGTTGGTTTGGCCAGCTCAGGTTGATGCAGATACACATGAATACAAGGCCTTtcaaaaaagacacatttaaagTTTTGATCTTTTATTACCCAGAttagagtttttttatttaagttaatttaatagtaaataagagcactttttgttttgtttttttaccaaaaagtaGACTGATTCTACAGGGATCCGGCTAATTAGCTTTTTTCGTTAtcaaaaaaagtgtttagtttattgttgagcagattgaaatgaaaagattatgtttttgcacattttggcCCCCATGGCAAAATGTTTGGACCCCTGGTTTATATCTGACAGCACAGCCTAAAGTTCAACTTcagctaaataataaaaagacgaTTAAAGCAGCGAATGTTTAGTAGAGTCTCCAATTATCTGGACATAACCCGTGGGAAAGTTTACAAAGTTGTGTGCTGTACCCAGTCTCATcaaagtttctttatttttttgtcttgtagATTTTGAAGCCTGCAGATAAGAAATTGTACCCGTATggcggcggaggaggaggcGTGGGGCTGGGGAGACCCGTCACTCctccaaggaacgcagccaagGCCGGCAAGGCCAAGAAATAACAGCCGCCCAGGCTCTTCccacctcctccctccctccctctgtcGGCCCAACACCTGCTTTCTTTTCTCCGTTCCTCTCTACCTCCCTAACGTGTTCCTTCGTTGGCACTTAACAGCAACAAAGACAACCAGGGTTCAGTCAGGTCTCTCCTGAACGAAACACTTTCTAAGCGTTTGTTTTGCTCTTTGTGTCGTACTTCTCTGTGTGGCTGTGTGAATAAAGAGCGTGAATGATCCGCAGCAAGTCGCTGTTCTCACCATGTACATCCCTTcatctcctctcttcctcttcccctttattttttttatgtaaagacgagtttttgtttgttttttgcccgTTCATCACGCATGAAGAAGAGAGCTTTGGCTGTAAATGATGAGGCCCGGCACGGTTTAATGCTAAGCGTCAGCTTTAGTCTGTCTgtgtgctggg
Proteins encoded in this region:
- the LOC118556555 gene encoding serine/threonine-protein phosphatase alpha-2 isoform-like (The sequence of the model RefSeq protein was modified relative to this genomic sequence to represent the inferred CDS: added 61 bases not found in genome assembly) — encoded protein: MAEPDKLNIDSIIQRLLEVKGSRPGKNVQLTENEIRGLCLKSREIFLSQPILLELEAPLKICGDVHGQYYDLLRLFEYGGFPPESNYLFLGDYVDRGKQSLETICLLLAYKIKYPENFFLLRGNHECASINRIYGFYDECKRRYNIKLWKTFTDCFNCLPVAAIVDEKIFCCHGGLSPDLQSMEQIRRVMRPTDVPDQGLLCDLLWADPDKDVLGWGENDRGVSFTFGADVVAKFLHKHDMDLICRAHQVVEDGYEFFAKRQLVTLFSAPNYCGEFDNAGAMMSVDETLMCSFQILKPADKKLYPYGGGGGGVGLGRPVTPPRNAAKAGKAKK